The following are encoded in a window of uncultured Pseudomonas sp. genomic DNA:
- the rsmH gene encoding 16S rRNA (cytosine(1402)-N(4))-methyltransferase RsmH, protein MTSNFRHITVLLDEAVEGLAVRASGCYLDGTFGRGGHSRLILEKLGSDGRLLGFDKDPLAIATGNALAAEDGRFVVVQRSFAELGDELAQRGLDGKVSGILLDLGVSSPQLDDAARGFSFMQDGPLDMRMNPDAGVSAAQFIASAAEEEIARVFKEYGEERFAKRMARAVVLRRAEQPFERTADLAQVLTVANPAWEKGKNPATRAFQGLRIYINNELGDLETGLDAALESLEVGGRLVVISFHSLEDRIVKLFMRKHAKGEMDKLPRDLPIIPKAFEPRLKLIGKPVFASEAELAANPRSRSAVMRIAEKVR, encoded by the coding sequence ATGACCAGTAACTTTCGCCATATCACTGTGCTGCTCGACGAGGCTGTCGAAGGGCTGGCTGTGCGCGCGAGTGGCTGCTACCTCGATGGCACCTTCGGGCGCGGAGGGCATAGTCGGTTGATCTTGGAAAAGCTTGGGTCAGACGGTCGCTTGCTAGGGTTTGATAAGGATCCCCTGGCGATTGCGACGGGGAATGCGCTAGCGGCCGAAGACGGCCGCTTTGTCGTTGTGCAGCGCAGCTTTGCCGAGCTGGGTGATGAGCTTGCGCAGCGCGGTCTGGACGGCAAGGTCAGCGGTATTCTGCTCGACCTCGGCGTGTCTTCGCCGCAGCTGGATGACGCCGCACGCGGCTTCAGCTTTATGCAAGACGGCCCGCTGGACATGCGCATGAACCCCGATGCTGGCGTCAGTGCGGCGCAGTTCATCGCCAGTGCCGCCGAAGAAGAAATTGCCCGAGTATTCAAAGAGTACGGCGAAGAGCGCTTCGCCAAGCGCATGGCCCGTGCCGTGGTACTGCGTCGTGCCGAGCAGCCATTTGAGCGTACCGCTGACCTGGCCCAGGTGCTGACCGTGGCCAATCCGGCCTGGGAAAAAGGCAAGAATCCGGCGACCCGTGCCTTCCAAGGGCTGCGCATCTATATCAATAACGAATTGGGTGATCTGGAAACCGGTCTCGATGCGGCGCTGGAAAGTCTGGAAGTCGGCGGTCGTCTGGTGGTTATCAGTTTCCACTCGCTGGAAGACCGTATCGTCAAACTGTTTATGCGCAAGCATGCCAAGGGCGAGATGGACAAGTTGCCGCGTGATTTGCCCATCATCCCGAAAGCCTTCGAACCACGCTTGAAGCTGATCGGTAAGCCGGTGTTTGCCTCCGAGGCTGAGCTTGCGGCCAACCCGCGTTCGCGCAGTGCGGTGATGCGCATTGCCGAGAAGGTGCGATGA
- the ftsL gene encoding cell division protein FtsL, whose protein sequence is MSTLFAKPLPGGSLLMLLLFLAALVSAIGVSYSAHWHRQLLNELYAELSVRDKAQAEWGRLILEQSTWTAHNRIEKLATERLSMRIPDAAEVRMVAP, encoded by the coding sequence ATGAGCACGCTGTTTGCCAAGCCATTACCCGGCGGCAGTCTGCTGATGCTGCTGTTGTTTCTGGCTGCGCTGGTGTCGGCGATTGGGGTGTCCTATAGCGCGCACTGGCATCGTCAGCTGCTTAACGAACTGTATGCCGAGCTGAGCGTGCGCGATAAGGCGCAGGCTGAATGGGGTCGGCTGATTCTTGAGCAAAGCACCTGGACCGCGCATAACCGCATCGAGAAGCTGGCGACTGAGCGCCTCAGCATGCGCATCCCGGATGCCGCTGAAGTGCGCATGGTGGCGCCATGA
- a CDS encoding penicillin-binding transpeptidase domain-containing protein, with product MTGLEGALYPWRFRLVLLVLALMVGAIAWRIVDLQVFDQRFLQAHGDARSVRHIPIPAHRGLITDRNGEPLAVSTPVTTLWANGKELQGGKAYWDELAAALGQEPKAFSARLQANAEREFMYLVRGLTPEQGQRILDLKVPGVYGIEEFRRFYPAGEVVAHVVGFTDIDDRGREGMELAFEDWLAGVPGKRQVLKDRRGRLIKDVQVAQNAKAGKALALSIDLRLQYLAHRELRNALLEFGAKAGSLVMVDVRTGEVLAMVNQPTYNPNNRRNLQPAAMRNRAMIDVFEPGSTMKPFSMSAALASGRWKSSDTVDVYPGTLQIGRYTIRDVSRSSGPLSLTEILIKSSNVGMSKIAFDIGGQSIFEVMQQVGLGQDTGLGFPGERVGNLPNYREWRKAETATLSYGYGLSVTAVQLAHAYSVLANNGRSTHLSLARVDRQPDSVQVIPEAIAVTLQGMLQQVIEAPGGVYRAKVPGYHVAGKSGTARKASVGSRGYKDNAYRSLFAGFGPVSDPRIAVAIVIDEPSQGGYYGGLVSAPVFGKVMAGALRLMNVAPDNLPEPQTATADIIKGGRI from the coding sequence ATGACCGGACTTGAAGGCGCTCTTTATCCGTGGCGTTTTCGTTTAGTGCTATTGGTGCTGGCGCTGATGGTGGGTGCCATCGCCTGGCGCATCGTCGACCTGCAGGTATTCGATCAGCGCTTTCTGCAGGCCCATGGTGACGCCCGTAGCGTGCGCCATATCCCTATTCCGGCGCATCGCGGATTGATCACTGACCGCAATGGCGAGCCGCTTGCCGTGAGTACGCCGGTGACCACACTGTGGGCCAATGGCAAGGAATTGCAGGGCGGCAAGGCCTATTGGGATGAGTTGGCGGCGGCGCTGGGGCAAGAGCCCAAGGCTTTCAGTGCGCGCCTGCAAGCCAATGCCGAGCGTGAATTTATGTACCTGGTGCGTGGGCTGACGCCTGAGCAAGGCCAGCGCATTCTCGATCTGAAAGTGCCTGGCGTTTATGGCATCGAAGAGTTCCGGCGCTTTTACCCGGCCGGTGAAGTGGTCGCCCATGTGGTGGGCTTTACCGACATTGATGATCGCGGTCGTGAAGGCATGGAGCTGGCGTTTGAGGATTGGCTGGCCGGCGTGCCCGGCAAGCGTCAGGTGCTCAAGGACCGGCGCGGTCGGCTGATCAAGGATGTTCAGGTTGCGCAGAATGCCAAGGCCGGTAAGGCCTTGGCATTGTCGATTGACCTGCGCCTGCAATACCTCGCCCATCGCGAGTTGCGCAATGCGCTGCTCGAGTTCGGTGCCAAGGCAGGTAGCCTGGTTATGGTTGATGTGCGCACCGGTGAGGTGCTGGCGATGGTCAACCAGCCGACCTATAACCCGAACAATCGCCGCAACCTGCAGCCCGCGGCAATGCGTAACCGGGCGATGATCGATGTATTCGAGCCCGGCTCAACCATGAAGCCGTTCTCCATGAGTGCGGCGCTGGCAAGTGGCCGTTGGAAGTCGTCAGATACCGTCGATGTTTATCCGGGCACTCTGCAGATCGGTAGATACACCATTCGCGACGTGTCGCGCAGCAGCGGCCCGCTCAGCCTCACCGAGATTTTGATCAAGTCGAGTAACGTCGGCATGAGCAAGATCGCTTTTGATATCGGTGGCCAGTCGATTTTCGAAGTGATGCAGCAGGTCGGCCTGGGCCAGGACACCGGGCTCGGTTTCCCGGGTGAGCGCGTCGGCAACCTGCCGAACTATCGGGAGTGGCGCAAGGCCGAAACGGCCACCTTGTCGTATGGCTATGGTTTGTCGGTCACCGCCGTGCAGCTGGCGCATGCCTATTCGGTATTGGCCAACAATGGTCGCAGTACCCACTTGTCACTGGCGCGTGTTGATCGTCAGCCTGACTCGGTTCAAGTCATTCCCGAAGCCATTGCAGTCACCTTGCAAGGCATGTTGCAGCAGGTCATTGAAGCGCCGGGTGGGGTTTATCGCGCCAAGGTTCCGGGCTATCACGTGGCCGGCAAGAGCGGCACCGCGCGCAAGGCGTCAGTCGGTAGCCGTGGTTACAAAGACAATGCCTACCGTTCACTGTTCGCTGGTTTTGGCCCGGTCAGCGACCCGCGTATTGCCGTGGCCATCGTGATCGACGAGCCAAGCCAGGGCGGCTACTACGGCGGCCTGGTTTCTGCCCCAGTATTTGGCAAGGTCATGGCTGGCGCCTTGCGCCTAATGAACGTTGCGCCGGACAACCTGCCAGAGCCGCAAACCGCGACTGCCGACATTATTAAAGGAGGGCGTATCTAA